In a genomic window of Alteromonas gilva:
- the pdsO gene encoding sortase-associated OmpA-like protein PdsO — protein MRKTLLSTVFAMSYVAHVAAVSAAEQKTGYEHAPEIGLGSGIVIGAIVAGPAGAAVAGMMGAMLGNDVRQDKALAAREQRLSAQSQLLSERDQSLLAMRSQLQQMQQARLTPASAKEETVTPAITLQSSVQFQTGAHQIAPDYQQQLDLIARALKGYPSLQARLTGYADQRGDAAYNQALSMQRAISVKQYLLNQGVDKKQVLTLAVGEEKSRYKEYEGTFFDRKVVIELGEADATLTARR, from the coding sequence ATGCGTAAAACACTTCTTTCTACGGTATTCGCGATGTCATATGTTGCCCACGTTGCTGCAGTATCGGCGGCTGAGCAAAAAACCGGTTATGAACATGCGCCAGAAATAGGCTTAGGCTCCGGTATTGTCATTGGAGCTATTGTGGCTGGTCCGGCAGGCGCTGCGGTGGCCGGGATGATGGGGGCAATGCTCGGCAACGACGTACGCCAGGACAAAGCTCTGGCGGCCAGGGAGCAACGCTTGTCAGCGCAATCACAACTGTTGTCTGAACGCGATCAATCGCTGCTGGCTATGCGCAGTCAATTGCAACAGATGCAGCAAGCCAGACTCACACCGGCATCTGCTAAAGAGGAAACCGTTACACCAGCCATCACGTTACAAAGTAGCGTTCAGTTTCAAACCGGTGCCCATCAAATTGCGCCCGACTACCAGCAGCAACTGGATTTAATCGCCAGGGCACTAAAAGGGTATCCTTCGCTACAGGCACGCTTAACCGGGTATGCTGATCAGCGCGGTGATGCCGCGTATAATCAGGCGCTGTCGATGCAAAGAGCGATCAGTGTAAAACAGTACCTGCTTAATCAGGGAGTAGATAAAAAGCAAGTGCTTACTTTGGCTGTAGGTGAGGAAAAAAGCCGGTATAAGGAATACGAAGGGACATTTTTTGATCGCAAGGTCGTGATTGAGTTAGGCGAGGCCGATGCAACGTTAACAGCCCGTCGTTAA